In a genomic window of Saccharomyces kudriavzevii IFO 1802 strain IFO1802 genome assembly, chromosome: 2:
- the SKDI02G1560 gene encoding regucalcin (similar to Saccharomyces cerevisiae YBR053C; ancestral locus Anc_3.262), whose amino-acid sequence MGSGGDFEDIVLNDLKPYYHVPGAIHSEGITFVKETSTLLWVDIFKGQVHKVEDIEHPESSHSFFAVTRTNYGKNSSIEYPPNPDDLKESVGCIFPIWSESFEDEIKQVLFGSKFGVGRLDFATGEWEYLILYSECPDLSTDRAYKLRSNDGNVSPDGKYIYVGLMSDFPFELEPIGCLLRIDLLAQEIELVWNCLLIPNAIHWDESDEKTMYVTDSLNFTIWKCPGGDLLKREELIDVKNSNNQSFESPEPDGSAIWFSKDGNHSGYLFVTVWSTCKVQMFDLVHGKLLKEFILPKQTPRVSCCCFVGKDLFVTTANAKVSDPARINSDKNGGCIYRIPNALDRDVPLESTKRQPLY is encoded by the coding sequence atggGTAGCGGTGgcgattttgaagatattgTTTTGAATGATTTGAAGCCTTATTATCACGTTCCTGGAGCCATTCATAGTGAAGGGATAACTTTTGTGAAAGAAACGAGCACATTGCTATGGGTGGACATTTTCAAAGGACAGGTACATAAGGTTGAAGATATAGAACACCCCGAGTCTAGTcactctttttttgccgTAACGAGAACCAACTACGGCAAGAACTCTTCAATTGAGTATCCTCCCAACCCGGATGATTTGAAGGAGTCTGTAGGTTGCATCTTTCCGATATGGAGTGAGTCGTTTGAGGATGAAATCAAGCAAGTTCTATTTGGTAGTAAATTCGGTGTTGGTAGACTAGATTTTGCCACTGGCGAGTGGGAATATCTCATTTTGTATTCCGAGTGTCCCGATTTAAGCACTGACAGGGCATATAAATTGAGAAGCAACGATGGGAACGTTTCGCCAGATGGGAAGTACATTTACGTGGGGCTAATGAGTGACTTTCCATTCGAATTGGAGCCTATTGGATGTTTGCTTCGCATTGATCTATTGGCCCAGGAGATAGAGCTCGTTTGGAACTGCTTGTTAATTCCTAACGCCATTCACTGGGATGAAAGCGATGAAAAGACTATGTACGTGACGGACTCTCTAAACTTTACGATTTGGAAATGTCCTGGTGGTGACTTACTTAAACGTGAGGAACTGATTGACGTGAAGAACTCAAACAACCAATCATTTGAATCACCTGAGCCAGATGGAAGCGCTATTTGGTTCAGCAAAGACGGAAATCATTCCGGGTACCTCTTTGTCACTGTCTGGTCTACCTGTAAAGTTCAAATGTTCGACTTAGTGCACGGAAAACTGCTTAAGGAGTTCATTTTGCCAAAACAGACCCCAAGAGTTTCGTGCTGTTGTTTTGTCGGTAAAGACCTCTTCGTGACTACTGCCAATGCCAAAGTTAGTGATCCTGCCAGAATCAATTCCGATAAGAACGGCGGTTGTATCTATAGAATTCCAAACGCCCTAGACAGGGATGTTCCCTTGGAATCTACAAAGCGACAACCGCTCTACTAA
- the RFS1 gene encoding flavodoxin-like fold family protein (similar to Saccharomyces cerevisiae RFS1 (YBR052C) and PST2 (YDR032C); ancestral locus Anc_3.261), with protein sequence MPKIAILIYSVDNTIAKLAENEKKGIEIAGGEAEIFQVPDINYKSDLEQEEEGGKARKTNADFPYKIVTRETLVEHDYYLLGIPTKFGNFPAEWKNFWDSNTGGLWAKGSLHGKIAGLFVSGAISGKGDTEMCIMNAMSTLVHHGIIYIPLGYKNAYKELTNIDDVNGSCAWGAGCVSGVDGDRPPSVSELKVHQLQGKTFYERIKDL encoded by the coding sequence ATGCCAAAAATTGCTATTTTGATTTACTCAGTGGACAACACAATCGCCAAATTAGCAGAAAATGAGAAGAAGGGTATTGAGATAGCTGGTGGTGAGGCTGAGATTTTCCAAGTGCCAGACATTAACTACAAAAGTGATttggaacaagaagaggaggGAGGCAAAGCCAGGAAGACCAATGCTGATTTCCCCTACAAGATCGTAACAAGAGAAACGTTGGTCGAGCACGACTACTACTTATTAGGTATCCCTACTAAGTTCGGTAACTTCCCTGCGGAATGGAAAAACTTCTGGGATTCTAACACTGGTGGTCTTTGGGCGAAAGGTTCCCTCCATGGTAAAATTGCCGGTTTGTTCGTTTCGGGCGCAATAAGCGGCAAGGGGGATACAGAAATGTGCATTATGAACGCAATGAGTACCCTTGTCCACCATGGAATCATCTACATCCCATTAGGGTACAAAAACGCTTACAAGGAATTGACCAACATTGACGATGTCAACGGCTCCTGCGCTTGGGGGGCAGGATGCGTCTCTGGAGTAGACGGCGACAGACCTCCCAGTGTGTCGGAGTTGAAAGTTCACCAACTTCAAGGGAAGACGTTTTACGAGCGCATTAAAGATTTGTAA
- the YRO2 gene encoding Yro2p (similar to Saccharomyces cerevisiae YRO2 (YBR054W) and MRH1 (YDR033W); ancestral locus Anc_3.263): MSDYVELLKRGGNEAIKINPPTGADFHITSRGSDWLFTVFCINLLFGIILVPLMFRKPVKDRFVYYTAIAPNLFMSIAYFTMASNLGWIPVRAKYNHVRTSTQKEHPGYRQIFYARYVGWFLAFPWPIIQMSLLGGTPLWQIAFNVGMTEIFTVCWLIAACVHSTYKWGYYTIGIGAAIVVCISLMTTTFNLVKARGKDVSNVFVIFMSIIMFLWLIAYPTCFGITDGGNVLQPDSATIFYGIIDLLILSILPVLFMPLANYLGVERLGLIFDNEPEHVGPVVERKMPSPDSFKSSDSDSSLKEKLKLKKKHKKDKKKAKKAKKAKKAKKAQEEEEDVATESE, from the coding sequence ATGTCTGATTACGTCgagttattgaaaagaggtGGTAATGAAGCCATCAAAATTAATCCTCCAACCGGTGCTGATTTCCACATTACATCCCGTGGTTCAGATTGGCTTTTCACTGTCTTTTGTATTAATCTGCTATTTGGTATAATTCTAGTTCCACTGATGTTCAGAAAGCCAGTCAAGGATAGATTCGTATACTATACCGCCATAGCCCCAAATTTGTTTATGTCTATTGCTTATTTCACAATGGCTTCTAACTTGGGCTGGATTCCCGTAAGAGCTAAATACAATCATGTCCGAACCTCTACTCAGAAGGAACACCCAGGTTACAGACAAATTTTCTACGCCAGATATGTGGGTTGGTTTTTAGCTTTTCCATGGCCAATTATCCAAATGTCCCTGCTTGGTGGTACTCCATTATGGCAAATCGCTTTCAATGTTGGTATGACCGAAATTTTTACCGTCTGTTGGTTGATTGCCGCTTGTGTCCATTCCACTTACAAATGGGGTTACTACACCATTGGTATTGGTGCTGCCATTGTTGTTTGTATTAGCTTAATGACTACTACCTTCAACTTGGTTAAGGCCAGAGGTAAAGATGTCTCCAATGTTTTCGTTATCTTCATGAGTATTATCATGTTTTTATGGTTGATTGCCTACCCAACGTGCTTCGGTATTACTGACGGTGGTAACGTATTACAGCCAGATTCTGCTACCATTTTCTACGGTATCATTGATCTACTGATCTTATCCATCTTACCGGTTCTTTTCATGCCATTAGCTAACTACTTAGGTGTTGAAAGATTAGGTTTAATCTTCGACAATGAACCTGAACATGTTGGCCCAGTtgtagaaagaaaaatgccTTCTCCAGACTCCTTCAAGTCATCTGATTCCGACTCTAGTCtcaaggaaaaattaaagttaaagaagaagcatAAGAAggacaagaagaaggcCAAGAAGGCCAAGAAAGCCAAGAAAGCCAAGAAGgctcaagaagaagaagaagatgttGCCACCGAATCTGAATAG
- the REG2 gene encoding protein phosphatase regulator REG2 (similar to Saccharomyces cerevisiae REG1 (YDR028C) and REG2 (YBR050C); ancestral locus Anc_3.258), with translation MTLSNCESLDNLFHDLPEEEENSKFIEGVRILMSRNDMGYPSATTNGTYCLGKVKSLNSKQWKINKKQKYTPSAGKKKNFDFHEQRSLILNLNLWKFIKFINCNGKNNYNKNNKHATHLSKTLNNDNVLPLQKSKSLDNDQRLENLFWRSWFKAHKKKDMSSRQRERHIKFNDNVEQCIITDDHFIQRLPSAQLNPADDQSPCPQFELNSSPGYTMSKRVFYDYSCVYFTNDATASTATTTAAVTAMITSSTGDHQHRHDIRDVPKNVLPRDGEADLGSVLRVDSNFKLSNIGHHSPATSSSTSSHSTFIFESETDSDSDTDSDTTMPSELL, from the coding sequence ATGACATTGAGTAATTGCGAGTCGCTGGACAACCTCTTTCACGACCTgccagaagaagaggaaaataGTAAGTTCATCGAAGGCGTCAGAATTTTGATGAGCAGAAACGATATGGGTTATCCCTCCGCCACCACGAATGGTACGTACTGTTTGGGAAAGGTTAAGTCTTTGAATTCCAAGCAGTGGaaaataaacaagaaacaaaaatacaCTCCATCGGCGggcaagaagaagaacttcGATTTCCACGAACAAAGAAGCTTGATCTTGAATTTAAATTTATGGAAATTCATTAAATTCATCAACTGTAACGGTAAAAACAACTATAATAAGAATAACAAACATGCGACACACCTGAGCAAGACTCTAAATAACGACAATGTTTTACCGCTACAGAAGTCCAAGAGTTTGGACAACGATCAAAGATTGGAGAACCTTTTTTGGAGAAGCTGGTTCAAAGcacacaaaaaaaaagatatgtCAAGCCGCCAACGAGAAAGGCATATCAAATTTAACGATAACGTGGAACAATGCATAATCACCGATGATCACTTCATACAAAGGCTACCTTCTGCACAACTGAATCCGGCGGATGACCAGAGTCCTTGTCCACAATTTGAACTTAATTCCAGTCCCGGCTACACCATGAGCAAGCGAGTTTTCTACGACTACAGCTGCGTCTACTTTACCAACGATGCTACTGCTTCTACTGCCACTACTACCGCAGCTGTCACCGCCATGATCACCAGCAGCACCGGCGACCACCAGCATAGGCACGATATTCGCGACGTTCCGAAGAATGTCTTGCCACGAGATGGAGAAGCAGATTTAGGCAGCGTACTTCGGGTCGACTCTAATTTCAAGCTATCCAATATAGGCCATCATTCCCCCGCAACCTCTTCGTCGACTTCAAGCCATTCAACGTTCATTTTCGAGTCCGAAACAGACTCAGACTCAGACACAGACTCAGACACTACCATGCCCTCAGAGCTCTTATAA
- the RPS11B gene encoding 40S ribosomal protein uS17 (similar to Saccharomyces cerevisiae RPS11B (YBR048W) and RPS11A (YDR025W); ancestral locus Anc_3.255), whose protein sequence is MSTELTVQSERAFQKQPHIFNNPKVKTSKRTKRWYKNAGLGFKTPKTAIEGSYIDKKCPFTGLVSIRGKILTGTVVSTKMHRTIVIRRAYLHYIPKYNRYEKRHKNVPVHVSPAFRVQVGDIVTVGQCRPISKTVRFNVVKVSAATGKANKQFTKF, encoded by the exons ATGTCCACTGAATTAACTGTTCAATCTGAAAGAGCTTTCCAAAAG caACCTCACATCTTCAACAATCCAAAGGTCAAGACTTCCAAGAGAACCAAGAGATGGTATAAAAATGCCGGTTTAGGTTTCAAGACCCCAAAGACCGCTATTGAAGGTTCTTACATTGACAAGAAATGTCCATTCACTGGTTTGGTTTCCATCCGTGGTAAGATCTTGACTGGTACCGTTGTCTCCACCAAGATGCACCGTACCATCGTCATCAGAAGAGCTTACTTGCATTATATTCCAAAGTACAACAGATACGAAAAGAGACACAAGAACGTCCCAGTTCATGTTTCCCCAGCTTTCCGTGTCCAAGTTGGTGACATTGTTACCGTTGGCCAATGTAGACCAATCTCCAAGACTGTTAGATTCAACGTCGTCAAGGTCTCTGCTGCTACTGGTAAAGCCAACAAGCAATTTACTAAATTCTAA
- the REB1 gene encoding DNA-binding protein REB1 (similar to Saccharomyces cerevisiae REB1 (YBR049C) and NSI1 (YDR026C); ancestral locus Anc_3.256), whose product MPTDHSDKNTNQESVEEAVLKYVGVGLDHQNHDSQLHAKDLENKHSKKQNSVDGSSDVDTNDNDDSNRNDDNNDDSANISALNANEPSSNADNVNSNEQHNAVMDWYLRQTAHHQQDDDDEENDNSNDDDGNDSNNHFSQSDMVVDDDDDDDKNKKGASVNVDNDHQSMAMAAVAAAYTLSKNNNNNGNSNSKRQHDNVNSHENSKKKQKNNNDDDDKQIGNVDPELTTLGDADDNDTNNDVIDRDQLVHKAIIDADSITQHPDFQQYLNTAADTDDNEKLKHIKDHLMRAQSLNHQNKNDNDDRDDLSNNTKQYSELQKDSMLDNSLNKSRNYMEVLPKVISQDAQQRQQKSPSHDNEAGNVDNSEISQLLQSAATKASSLVSLSSSSATPSTSRSNNSKAFDKAEDAALERFINEYEAIERLTRQQVCERIWSSDRPKDNFWNNIYKVLPYRSSSSIYKHMRRKYHIFEQRGKWTSEEEQELAKLCAEKEGQWAEIGKTLGRMPEDCRDRWRNYVKCGTNRASNRWSVEEEELLKKVISDMLEEAQHQQSQLHPNLLEEEQNLLEDDQDDHHNDEDDEDDSASAAAAAAAAIQEQQQLLQQKQQDDDDAIAAVAAAASSSLGDSNKDENKSHDSLGIQLDENTQNSIIPAPSATSTHSKSLSNTIRRHNNKLRKSLMGNGKLDFKDIINWTIVSERMGGTRSRIQCRYKWNKLVKREAIAKIQTVKDDDMLWIFEKLRDLGITEDSQVDWDELAALKPGMKLNGLELKLCYERMKKKVKGYKQKSINEISKELVDYFSSNISMKTEA is encoded by the coding sequence ATGCCCACTGATCATAGTGATAAAAACACAAATCAAGAGTCCGTGGAGGAGGctgttttgaaatatgTCGGTGTAGGCTTAGATCACCAAAACCATGACTCTCAATTGCATGCGAAGGATCTGGAAAACAAGCACtcaaaaaagcaaaatagCGTTGATGGCAGCAGTGATGTCGACACTAACGACAATGACGACAGCAATAGAAATGACgacaataatgatgactCAGCAAACATCAGCGCATTGAACGCGAATGAACCGTCATCGAATGCAGATAATGTCAACTCGAATGAACAGCATAATGCTGTCATGGATTGGTATTTAAGACAAACGGCACACCATCAACAGgacgacgacgatgaagaaaacgacAATAGTAACGATGACGACGGCAATGACAGTAATAATCACTTTTCTCAGTCTGACATGGTCGTGgatgacgacgacgatgacgacAAGAATAAGAAAGGTGCGAGTGTCAATGTGGACAATGATCACCAATCTATGGCCATGGCTGCCGTGGCAGCTGCTTACACACTATCgaaaaacaataacaacaacggcaacagcaacagcaaaagACAGCATGACAATGTAAATAGCCATGAAAActccaagaaaaagcagaaaaacaacaacgatgacgatgataaGCAAATCGGCAATGTTGATCCGGAACTAACGACTTTAGGTGATGCAGATGACAATGATACTAATAATGATGTCATTGATCGTGACCAACTGGTTCATAAGGCTATCATCGATGCCGATTCGATCACGCAACATCCTGATTTTCAGCAATACTTAAACACCGCTGCTGATACAGATGATAACGAGAAACTGAAGCACATAAAAGATCACTTGATGCGTGCTCAGAGTTTGAACCATcagaacaaaaatgataacgACGATAGAGATGACTTATCAAACAATACTAAGCAATACTCTGAGCTACAAAAAGATTCCATGTTGGACAATTCCCTCAATAAATCCAGAAATTATATGGAAGTCTTGCCAAAAGTCATATCTCAAGATGCTCAACAACGTCAACAAAAGTCACCTTCTCACGATAATGAAGCTGGTAATGTGGACAACTCAGAAATATCTCAACTACTTCAGTCAGCCGCCACAAAGGCTTCGTCTTTAGTATCTTTATCCTCATCCTCTGCCACACCATCCACTTCAAGATCGAACAATAGCAAAGCTTTCGATAAAGCTGAAGACGCCGCTTTAGAGAGGTTTATCAATGAGTATGAAGCCATTGAACGTTTAACTAGGCAACAAGTCTGTGAGAGGATATGGAGCTCTGACAGGCCAAAGGACAATTTCTGGAATAACATCTACAAAGTCCTACCTTATAGATCAAGTTCCTCCATTTATAAACATatgagaagaaaataccaCATCTTTGAACAGCGTGGTAAATGGACTTCGGAGGAGGAGCAAGAATTGGCTAAATTATGTGCTGAGAAGGAGGGCCAATGGGCCGAAATAGGTAAAACTTTGGGGAGAATGCCAGAAGATTGTAGAGATCGTTGGAGAAACTACGTAAAATGCGGTACCAACAGAGCATCAAACAGATGGtctgttgaagaagaagagcttttgaaaaaagtcaTCAGTGATATGTTGGAAGAAGCTCAACATCAGCAGTCTCAATTACACCCTAATTTGTTAGAAGAAGAGCAGAACCTACTAGAAGATGATCAAGATGATCATCATAATGACGAGGACGACGAGGACGATTCGGCTTCTGCTGCTGCCGCCGCGGCAGCTGCTATTCAAGAACAGCAGCAACTACTACAACAAAAGCAAcaagacgatgatgacgcTATTGCAGCCGTTGCTGCCGCTGCTTCCTCATCTCTGGGAGATAGCAATAAAGACGAAAATAAATCACACGATTCACTCGGTATTCAGCTGGATGAAAATACCCAGAATTCGATAATACCTGCACCATCGGCAACAAGTACACACTCCAAAAGCTTGTCGAACACAATAAGACGccataataataaactaaGGAAATCTTTAATGGGTAATGGCAAGTTAGATTTTAAGGATATAATCAATTGGACCATTGTCAGTGAGCGCATGGGTGGTACAAGGTCACGCATTCAATGTCGTTATAAATGGAATAAACTAGTTAAGAGAGAAGCCATTGCGAAAATCCAAACTGtaaaagatgatgatatgCTAtggatttttgaaaaattaagaGATTTGGGTATAACGGAGGATTCACAAGTGGATTGGGATGAACTTGCGGCTTTAAAACCTGGCATGAAATTGAATGGGTTAGAACTGAAGTTGTGTTAtgaaagaatgaagaaaaaggttAAGGGTTACAAGCAAAAATCAATCAATGAAATTAGTAAAGAGCtagttgattattttaGCTCCaatatttcaatgaaaacaGAAGCTTAA